One segment of Candidatus Falkowbacteria bacterium DNA contains the following:
- a CDS encoding HD domain-containing protein, with product MLKLEYMFKDITPKEGHALHEAIVFLVNNYEKSGHNDKPVIFHSLQVAYYLFSYNYNLDIIMGAILHDLIEDSDVTKNDIDSVFGNKIAELVDSVSFDVSIKNKEDRYREMFNRTKKFGFEALIVKCADLYINSHYIKFAEGNEIQISLVKKLEYFLEFSKDQIGSEPVWKDLYESSKVEESRIQFE from the coding sequence ATGCTAAAACTAGAATATATGTTTAAAGATATTACACCTAAAGAGGGACATGCTTTGCATGAAGCAATTGTTTTTCTTGTTAATAACTATGAGAAATCCGGTCATAATGATAAGCCGGTAATTTTTCATAGTTTACAGGTTGCGTACTATTTATTCTCTTATAATTACAACTTAGACATTATTATGGGTGCAATTTTGCATGATTTAATAGAGGATAGTGACGTAACAAAGAATGATATAGATTCTGTTTTCGGTAATAAAATTGCTGAGTTAGTTGATTCAGTTTCTTTTGATGTTTCTATTAAGAACAAAGAAGATCGATATCGGGAGATGTTTAATCGAACTAAGAAATTTGGCTTTGAAGCTTTAATTGTTAAATGTGCTGACTTGTATATTAATAGTCATTACATTAAGTTTGCCGAGGGCAATGAAATACAGATTAGTTTAGTAAAGAAATTAGAATATTTTTTAGAATTTTCGAAAGATCAAATAGGATCAGAACCTGTTTGGAAAGATTTGTATGAAAGTTCTAAGGTTGAGGAAAGCAGAATTCAGTTTGAGTAA
- the aroE gene encoding shikimate dehydrogenase, which translates to MQYSALIGDPVEHSVSPTLFYLLADYARIEYSHLKIRVKSKRDLKNTLYQLRFLGFCGVNVTLPYKLDIIRCLDVISPSAAKIGAVNTVVFRNHTIVGYNTDAIGALRAIETKLKKLNKNDKVLILGAGGAARAIVYALYSKTRNIVILNKNIGEAKKLSLDVSGGKIQVENLSVKNISVYFKDSNIIVNATPVGMHPNNKQEIVSKDIFVKNSARGKYFFDAIFNPYKTNFLINAEKRGGKVCSGMYMMIFQGIEAFKLWTGVSLKNVNVERINRELINKIA; encoded by the coding sequence ATGCAATATTCAGCACTTATCGGAGATCCAGTTGAACATAGTGTTTCTCCTACTCTGTTTTATCTTTTGGCTGATTATGCTCGCATAGAGTATAGTCACCTTAAAATTAGAGTAAAATCAAAACGTGATTTAAAAAATACACTTTATCAATTACGGTTTTTGGGTTTTTGCGGTGTCAATGTTACATTGCCTTATAAATTAGATATTATTAGATGTTTAGATGTCATAAGTCCTAGCGCTGCAAAAATAGGTGCAGTAAATACCGTGGTTTTTAGAAATCATACAATTGTAGGTTATAATACCGATGCCATAGGAGCGTTACGTGCGATTGAGACAAAACTAAAAAAATTGAATAAGAATGATAAGGTTCTTATCTTGGGAGCAGGGGGTGCAGCTCGAGCTATTGTTTATGCTTTATACTCAAAAACTAGAAACATTGTTATTCTTAATAAAAACATTGGAGAAGCTAAGAAGCTATCATTAGATGTTAGTGGGGGAAAGATTCAAGTTGAGAACTTAAGTGTCAAAAATATTAGCGTATATTTTAAGGATAGTAATATTATTGTTAACGCAACGCCAGTAGGGATGCACCCAAACAATAAGCAGGAAATAGTTAGCAAGGATATATTTGTTAAGAATTCAGCTAGGGGTAAATATTTTTTTGATGCAATTTTTAATCCTTATAAAACCAATTTCTTAATTAATGCAGAGAAAAGAGGTGGAAAGGTTTGTTCGGGAATGTATATGATGATTTTTCAAGGGATTGAAGCTTTTAAATTATGGACAGGTGTTTCACTTAAGAATGTTAATGTAGAAAGAATCAATAGAGAGCTTATTAATAAGATTGCTTAA
- a CDS encoding type IV secretion system DNA-binding domain-containing protein — protein MDYGQNQINQYQTTDFSTQIPITTPTFDFGYIIILGLVVIAVVALMILRRILVNRALIQHVVYLIKLPKERPEDQSKEFTVQQLREEIAKMEAVFSSIGGFKAQHGLKRWFFGRTDHYSFEIVAYNKLISFYIAVPRQHADYIQEQIQANYPESLIEEVIDYNIFSPAGKVAAATIKTKLSFVLPIKTYLKEDTDPLNSLINVMSKIGPDEGMAIQYIVRSAEKDWHKTSRRVVKKANETYSLSEGLSGSSFSKELMKFAGDAGDAVSGPKSQHQEQQKGFKRLSPKEEEAVKGIEEKNSKAGMEVNIRLIASAPTKDRADANLWHLGGSFSRYNYYEYGNSFTQVTQRRYKKMIKEFFYHNKNVRDFIFRRFYHKAASILNTEELASLFHFPLKNAETPNILWLTARQSAAPVNLPAEGLLLGTNTYRGVKKDVRIKQADRLRHTYIIGKSGVGKSVLLANMAIQDVINGHGICMIDPHGDLIEDVLTHVPPERADDVVIFSPSDIERPMSINLLEFDPRYPEQKTFVINEMIGIFDKLYDLKATGGPIFEQYMRNAMLLIMSDPASGSTLMEIPKVLSDTAFRNLKLSRCSDPTVVDFWRKEAEKAGGDAALANVVPYITSKLTSFISNDMMRPIIGQQKSSFNLRDVMDEGKILLINLPKGIVGEMNAYLLGMIIVGKILMAALSRADSEAKSRKDFYLYIDEFQNFTTDSIAQILSEARKYGLGLVIAHQYIGQLSKNNDTTIKDAVFGNVGTMVTFKIGSEDAEYLKKEFAPVFNEYDLINVEKYTAYVKLLIDNTTSRPFSMATPWPLCGEKREDMPGKLKHLSRLKYGQDRADVEAAILERTKILPVTPKPPLRPSI, from the coding sequence ATGGACTACGGGCAGAACCAAATTAATCAATATCAGACAACTGATTTTAGTACACAAATTCCAATCACTACACCGACTTTTGATTTTGGCTATATAATTATTTTAGGCCTGGTTGTTATTGCTGTGGTTGCCTTAATGATTTTAAGAAGAATTTTAGTTAACCGCGCGCTAATTCAGCACGTGGTTTATTTAATTAAATTACCGAAAGAAAGACCAGAGGATCAGTCAAAAGAATTTACTGTGCAACAGCTACGTGAAGAAATTGCTAAAATGGAAGCTGTCTTTTCTTCAATCGGTGGTTTTAAAGCGCAGCATGGTTTAAAGCGTTGGTTCTTCGGACGAACCGACCATTATTCTTTTGAGATTGTAGCTTATAATAAATTAATTTCTTTCTACATTGCTGTGCCGCGTCAGCACGCTGATTATATTCAAGAACAAATTCAGGCTAACTATCCTGAGTCATTAATTGAAGAAGTGATTGACTATAATATTTTCAGCCCAGCCGGGAAAGTCGCCGCGGCGACGATCAAGACTAAGCTAAGTTTTGTTTTGCCGATAAAGACTTATTTAAAAGAAGATACTGATCCATTAAATTCTTTGATTAACGTCATGTCAAAAATTGGGCCTGACGAAGGCATGGCGATTCAGTATATTGTTAGAAGTGCAGAAAAAGATTGGCATAAAACTTCTCGTCGCGTTGTTAAGAAAGCCAATGAAACTTATTCTTTATCTGAAGGTTTGTCGGGCAGTTCATTTTCTAAGGAGCTAATGAAATTCGCGGGCGACGCCGGGGACGCCGTTAGTGGTCCGAAATCACAACACCAAGAACAGCAAAAAGGTTTTAAGCGTTTATCACCTAAAGAAGAGGAAGCGGTTAAAGGTATTGAAGAAAAAAACTCTAAAGCCGGAATGGAAGTTAATATCAGGTTAATTGCTAGTGCGCCAACTAAAGACCGGGCCGACGCTAATTTATGGCATCTAGGTGGCAGCTTTAGTCGTTATAACTATTACGAATATGGTAATTCTTTTACCCAAGTAACTCAACGTCGTTATAAGAAAATGATAAAGGAATTTTTTTACCACAATAAAAATGTGCGTGATTTTATTTTCCGCCGTTTTTATCATAAGGCTGCTTCAATTTTGAATACAGAAGAATTAGCAAGTCTTTTCCATTTCCCATTAAAAAATGCTGAGACGCCAAATATTTTATGGTTAACCGCTCGTCAATCAGCTGCGCCAGTTAATTTGCCAGCTGAAGGTTTATTGCTAGGTACCAATACTTATCGCGGCGTTAAAAAAGATGTCCGAATAAAACAGGCCGATCGTTTGCGACACACTTATATTATTGGTAAATCCGGTGTTGGTAAATCTGTTCTACTCGCCAATATGGCAATCCAAGATGTTATCAATGGTCATGGTATTTGCATGATTGATCCACACGGCGATTTGATTGAAGATGTTTTGACGCATGTTCCACCAGAACGCGCTGATGATGTTGTTATTTTCTCGCCATCTGATATTGAACGACCAATGTCAATCAACTTATTAGAATTTGATCCGCGTTATCCAGAACAAAAAACTTTCGTGATCAACGAAATGATCGGTATCTTTGATAAGTTGTATGATTTGAAAGCCACTGGTGGACCAATCTTTGAACAGTATATGCGTAACGCCATGCTGTTAATCATGAGCGATCCAGCGTCTGGTTCAACCTTGATGGAAATTCCTAAAGTCTTATCAGATACGGCTTTTAGAAATCTTAAGTTATCACGTTGTAGTGATCCAACGGTAGTTGATTTCTGGCGTAAAGAAGCTGAAAAAGCTGGTGGTGATGCGGCGCTCGCCAACGTTGTGCCTTATATTACTTCTAAGTTAACTTCATTTATTTCCAATGACATGATGCGACCAATTATTGGTCAGCAAAAAAGTTCTTTCAATTTACGTGATGTCATGGATGAGGGAAAAATTTTGTTGATTAATTTACCAAAAGGTATTGTTGGTGAAATGAACGCCTATCTTTTGGGTATGATTATTGTTGGTAAAATTTTAATGGCCGCTTTATCGCGCGCCGATTCTGAGGCTAAGTCAAGAAAAGATTTTTATTTGTACATTGACGAGTTCCAAAATTTTACGACTGATTCAATCGCTCAGATTTTATCTGAAGCTCGTAAATATGGTTTAGGTTTGGTTATTGCTCACCAATATATTGGTCAGTTATCAAAAAATAATGACACAACAATTAAAGATGCGGTTTTTGGTAACGTCGGTACAATGGTTACTTTTAAGATTGGTTCGGAAGACGCCGAATATTTGAAAAAAGAATTTGCCCCAGTCTTTAATGAATATGATTTAATCAATGTTGAAAAATACACAGCTTATGTTAAGCTATTAATTGATAATACAACTAGTCGTCCGTTTTCAATGGCCACACCTTGGCCTTTGTGTGGCGAGAAGAGGGAAGATATGCCGGGCAAGTTAAAACACTTAAGTCGCTTAAAATATGGTCAAGATAGAGCTGACGTGGAGGCAGCTATTTTAGAAAGAACTAAGATACTGCCAGTTACGCCAAAGCCGCCGTTAAGACCAAGTATTTAA
- a CDS encoding MBL fold metallo-hydrolase, translating to MSQPIVKVIIPGIPLKTKFGGIGYCSISLIKDGKDVILFDVGHYAVREKIIDTLKKYKINKVFISHLHYDHCLNIDLFVKKGIKIYLNEKEFLCLDKIKKEDVYTFKYFKNIVSSKNLVLFNGEFNISKNVSAIETIGHTSGHSSLIFKMKNKHCIVAGDAIKTYKDYKNITSFDVVPFSVSALIKTKKEIVYNFDIIIPGHSGAIINGKKPSEEAVFYEF from the coding sequence ATGTCACAACCTATAGTAAAAGTTATTATTCCTGGCATTCCGTTAAAAACAAAATTTGGTGGAATTGGTTACTGCTCAATTTCTTTAATTAAGGATGGTAAGGATGTTATTCTTTTTGATGTTGGACACTATGCAGTAAGAGAAAAAATTATTGACACGTTAAAAAAATATAAAATAAATAAGGTTTTTATCTCGCATTTACATTATGATCATTGTTTGAATATTGATTTATTTGTAAAGAAGGGTATTAAGATATATCTTAATGAAAAAGAATTCCTATGTTTAGATAAAATTAAGAAGGAAGATGTATATACATTCAAATATTTTAAAAACATAGTTTCCTCAAAAAATTTAGTTTTATTTAATGGTGAATTTAATATTTCAAAAAATGTTTCTGCCATAGAGACCATAGGCCACACTTCAGGGCATTCTTCTTTAATTTTTAAAATGAAGAATAAACATTGTATAGTGGCAGGAGACGCAATCAAAACCTATAAAGATTACAAAAATATTACATCTTTTGATGTTGTGCCGTTCAGTGTTTCCGCATTAATTAAAACGAAAAAAGAGATTGTGTATAATTTTGATATTATAATACCTGGTCATTCGGGGGCTATTATTAATGGCAAGAAACCATCTGAAGAAGCTGTGTTTTATGAGTTTTAA
- a CDS encoding Gfo/Idh/MocA family oxidoreductase — MNNISIINDEINRDLKEAVRFLKKNSIKFIELRSINGENIFNIKLSDLKKYAAYLSKNNVKVSCIASPILKWYPEDIVEKNKGKLKVDSFDFKNKSEEFEKVFKIAEIFKAPNIRIFSYLRYKNFSFSDLSKDINALVDLAERYKKIILLENEPVCNIRTIKDLVKFKKKFKNERVKILLDPGNLYFQGESLDFNSLRGIAKDILYVHLKDYSLVNKKYEILGAGDINYKNLISWLNHYVKPSYLSLETHVKGGDSEQNTLASLKELRNILSSKRVKYGVVGCGKGVRKHLISIKNNQNAELAGIFDTSKKQLERITAKYDCPVYQNLDTLIEDVDAMIICTPHYTHADMIDHVLKNNKICLCEKPGVMSVDGMEKIKKHKNYQSKLFIVYQNRFNKPLLDLEEWIKKNKVGKLLYVAASMRWFRDKDYYLGSWQGKKKYEGGILFNQGIHLIDIIMKYFSVDRSFKIINSYKDKIYHKALDTEDTVLAHFKSENTLFNLEVTMASVPSNMGCNILFIFEKGRAVIGGMAFNESLTTEIMGSSKVELRYNEEAGFLYGHKMLLDKLTKYILTGRADHNLVRFDEAYSRTNFINALYKSTKN; from the coding sequence ATGAACAACATTTCAATCATTAATGATGAGATTAATCGAGATTTGAAGGAGGCCGTTCGTTTTTTGAAAAAAAATTCAATCAAATTTATTGAACTCAGGTCGATTAATGGAGAAAATATTTTTAATATTAAGTTATCTGATTTAAAAAAATACGCGGCATATCTTTCTAAAAATAATGTTAAAGTTTCGTGTATAGCCTCTCCGATTCTTAAGTGGTATCCGGAAGATATAGTGGAAAAAAATAAAGGAAAATTAAAAGTTGATTCCTTTGATTTTAAAAATAAAAGCGAAGAATTTGAAAAGGTTTTTAAAATAGCGGAAATTTTTAAGGCACCAAATATTAGAATATTTTCATATCTAAGGTACAAAAACTTTTCTTTTTCGGATTTGTCTAAAGATATAAACGCTTTAGTTGATTTAGCTGAAAGGTATAAGAAAATTATTTTGCTTGAAAATGAACCTGTATGTAATATACGGACTATAAAAGATTTAGTGAAATTTAAAAAAAAGTTTAAAAATGAAAGAGTTAAGATTTTACTTGATCCTGGTAATTTATATTTTCAGGGAGAAAGTCTAGATTTTAATAGTTTGCGGGGTATTGCGAAGGATATCTTATATGTTCATCTTAAAGATTATTCTCTCGTCAATAAAAAATATGAAATTCTTGGTGCCGGAGATATTAATTATAAAAATCTCATCTCATGGTTGAATCATTATGTAAAACCATCATATCTTTCGCTCGAAACTCATGTTAAAGGTGGCGACTCTGAGCAAAACACATTAGCCTCTCTTAAAGAGTTAAGGAATATTTTATCTAGTAAAAGAGTTAAGTATGGCGTGGTTGGTTGTGGCAAGGGCGTGAGAAAACACTTAATTTCAATTAAGAATAATCAAAATGCAGAGTTAGCTGGGATTTTTGATACCAGTAAAAAACAACTAGAGCGGATTACTGCTAAATATGATTGTCCAGTATATCAGAATCTAGACACCTTAATAGAAGATGTTGATGCTATGATTATTTGTACGCCACATTATACTCATGCTGATATGATTGATCATGTTCTAAAAAATAATAAAATATGTCTTTGCGAGAAGCCTGGAGTTATGTCTGTAGACGGGATGGAGAAGATAAAAAAGCATAAGAATTATCAGTCCAAACTCTTTATTGTATATCAAAATCGTTTTAATAAACCGTTATTGGATTTAGAAGAATGGATTAAAAAAAATAAAGTAGGAAAATTATTATATGTGGCCGCAAGTATGAGATGGTTTAGGGATAAAGACTATTATTTGGGTTCTTGGCAGGGTAAAAAGAAATATGAGGGCGGAATTTTATTTAACCAAGGCATACATTTGATTGATATTATTATGAAATATTTTAGTGTTGATAGAAGCTTCAAAATTATTAATTCTTATAAAGATAAAATTTATCATAAAGCATTAGACACTGAAGACACAGTTCTTGCGCATTTTAAATCTGAAAATACTTTATTTAATCTTGAAGTAACAATGGCTTCAGTCCCAAGCAATATGGGGTGTAATATCTTATTTATCTTTGAGAAAGGGAGAGCTGTTATAGGTGGTATGGCTTTCAATGAGTCACTAACGACTGAAATAATGGGATCATCTAAGGTAGAGCTACGGTATAACGAAGAAGCAGGATTCTTATATGGTCATAAGATGCTGTTAGATAAGCTTACTAAATATATTTTAACTGGAAGGGCAGATCATAACTTGGTTCGATTCGATGAAGCCTATTCTCGAACTAATTTTATTAACGCTCTGTATAAATCAACAAAGAATTAA
- the dnaX gene encoding DNA polymerase III subunit gamma/tau has translation MPTLYRKYRPQTFSEIAGQEHVKLTLSYEIKAKQVAHAYLFCGPRAIGKTTVARLLAKAMNCPNRKEDSADPCNKCQSCSEITESRSMDVAEIDAASNTSVDNVREAIIASARLAPSAGRYKIFIIDEAHMLSTSAWNALLKTMEEPPAHVIFILCTTEAHKVPPTIISRCQRFDFKKIGVVEIITKLSRIVREEKIKVGPGVLEAIARHANGHMRDAESLMGQVISLAGSENSLKGKEITLDEAELIIPRSYVTEAVEMLEYLANKEAGAAVTYVNRLSDNGADLKVFSAELVTLIRRLLITKISPELGANLGQELGEAIQNRIEPLLSKLEPDFLSASIERFINAGKEIKDAPFAQLPLELAIVDLCYGRLFSSDSVIAPLAPRPNPVAAPLRRPTANIAAAPVSRPKAGPEEPIAVNADPEAIKGAWQELLVRVKQHNHSLSFVLKSCQFMGIEGSGLKLAFKHKFHHDRINEPAIRQLVENLLGEIMGRRIVVETTLDPNLVLVENIASVAVDATAPSAASVAGAAVAAAEIDSSVIDNLLKTFGGRVVS, from the coding sequence ATGCCTACCCTCTACCGTAAATATCGCCCACAAACTTTTAGTGAAATTGCTGGACAGGAACATGTTAAATTAACTTTGTCTTACGAAATTAAGGCTAAGCAAGTTGCTCATGCCTATTTGTTTTGTGGTCCACGCGCGATTGGTAAAACTACGGTGGCTCGTTTACTTGCGAAGGCCATGAACTGTCCGAACCGCAAAGAAGATAGCGCCGATCCTTGTAACAAATGTCAGTCATGTTCAGAAATAACTGAGAGCCGTTCGATGGATGTAGCCGAGATCGACGCCGCTTCTAACACTAGCGTTGATAATGTTCGTGAAGCGATTATTGCCTCAGCTCGCTTAGCACCATCAGCTGGTCGTTATAAAATTTTCATAATTGATGAAGCGCATATGTTATCAACTAGCGCTTGGAATGCTTTGCTTAAGACAATGGAAGAACCACCAGCGCATGTTATTTTTATTCTTTGTACAACTGAAGCGCATAAAGTTCCGCCAACAATTATTTCTCGTTGTCAGCGTTTTGATTTTAAAAAAATTGGCGTGGTTGAAATAATTACAAAATTATCACGTATCGTACGCGAAGAAAAAATTAAAGTTGGTCCAGGCGTTTTAGAAGCTATCGCACGTCATGCTAATGGACATATGCGTGATGCTGAAAGTTTGATGGGACAAGTTATTTCTTTGGCTGGTAGTGAGAACTCTCTCAAAGGCAAAGAAATTACTTTAGATGAAGCAGAATTAATTATTCCTCGTAGCTATGTAACTGAAGCTGTTGAAATGCTGGAATATCTTGCTAATAAAGAAGCTGGTGCGGCCGTGACTTATGTTAATCGTTTATCTGATAATGGAGCTGATCTAAAAGTTTTTTCAGCTGAACTTGTTACTTTGATTAGACGTTTATTGATTACAAAAATTAGTCCAGAGCTTGGCGCTAATTTAGGCCAAGAACTTGGAGAAGCAATTCAGAATCGAATTGAGCCTTTACTTTCAAAATTAGAACCTGACTTTTTATCGGCTTCAATTGAACGCTTTATAAACGCTGGTAAAGAAATTAAAGATGCGCCTTTTGCTCAGCTGCCTTTAGAGTTGGCGATTGTCGATTTGTGTTATGGGCGTTTATTTTCCAGCGACTCAGTTATTGCGCCTTTAGCCCCACGCCCCAACCCAGTGGCCGCGCCTTTGCGCCGTCCGACTGCTAATATCGCTGCCGCCCCTGTTTCTAGACCAAAAGCCGGGCCAGAAGAGCCTATTGCTGTTAATGCTGACCCAGAGGCCATAAAAGGCGCCTGGCAAGAGCTTTTAGTGCGAGTTAAGCAACATAACCATTCCTTGTCTTTTGTGCTTAAATCCTGTCAATTTATGGGCATAGAGGGTTCTGGGCTAAAATTGGCCTTTAAGCATAAGTTTCATCATGACCGGATTAATGAACCGGCAATACGCCAATTAGTTGAGAATTTATTGGGTGAAATTATGGGTCGTAGGATTGTTGTGGAAACAACGCTTGACCCAAATCTAGTTTTAGTAGAAAATATAGCCTCGGTGGCAGTTGATGCCACGGCCCCTTCAGCCGCCAGCGTGGCGGGCGCCGCGGTAGCCGCTGCTGAGATAGATTCGTCAGTCATCGATAATTTATTGAAGACTTTTGGGGGGAGAGTAGTTAGTTAA
- a CDS encoding glycosyltransferase, which produces MNIAVILPSYQEANNIAFVTKIIDKGLMAVQVKFPEIKKVVIANIDSSSPDKTSEIFRKVKTKNSKISFITKGKPGKGKNILFFLKKYQEQFDIFVMLDADLKSIKVDWIEKLISPIIRRKCDFVWPLYERSRFEGSTTNHFAYPIIYTLSGRDIRQPIAGDFAFSKKFVKKISHLSKPKGAYYYGIDIFLSLQAVLHFSQLTQIKLGKKIHKPSFSNLEILPQPASAVLDATRMKKLVLSSKVYSINFVSITKSQKFVHRKLAQKLLMEKFLYVSDNLDRFRWLEKELKTKLSVIVNSKKPINEIVWADILSSWLSYALSNRGKKHNSSKLSEELLPIFVIRAISFWEQVIGGNPLVIEKIIRRQAKLTRKKFIVKMKI; this is translated from the coding sequence ATGAATATCGCTGTTATTCTACCGTCATATCAGGAAGCAAATAACATTGCATTTGTTACTAAAATAATTGACAAGGGCTTAATGGCGGTTCAAGTTAAGTTTCCTGAAATTAAAAAAGTAGTGATTGCTAATATAGATAGTTCAAGTCCCGATAAAACCAGTGAAATTTTCAGAAAAGTAAAAACTAAAAATAGTAAAATATCATTTATCACCAAGGGTAAACCAGGTAAAGGGAAAAACATACTATTTTTTTTAAAAAAATATCAAGAACAATTTGATATTTTTGTTATGTTAGATGCGGATTTAAAAAGTATTAAAGTTGACTGGATAGAAAAACTTATCAGTCCGATTATTCGCAGAAAATGTGATTTTGTTTGGCCTTTGTATGAGCGCAGTCGCTTTGAAGGTAGCACTACAAATCACTTTGCTTATCCAATTATTTATACACTAAGTGGCAGGGATATACGGCAACCAATTGCTGGTGATTTTGCTTTTAGTAAAAAGTTCGTAAAAAAAATATCTCATTTATCAAAACCAAAAGGAGCGTATTATTATGGTATTGATATTTTTTTATCTCTTCAGGCGGTTTTACATTTTTCACAATTAACTCAAATTAAATTAGGAAAAAAGATTCATAAGCCAAGTTTCTCTAATCTTGAGATACTTCCTCAGCCAGCATCTGCCGTATTAGATGCTACTAGAATGAAAAAATTAGTATTATCTTCAAAGGTTTATTCTATTAATTTTGTAAGTATTACAAAGAGTCAAAAATTCGTGCATAGAAAATTAGCACAAAAGTTGCTAATGGAAAAATTTTTATATGTAAGTGATAATTTAGATAGATTCCGTTGGCTAGAAAAAGAATTAAAAACAAAATTATCCGTTATTGTTAACAGCAAAAAACCTATTAATGAAATTGTTTGGGCCGATATTTTATCCTCTTGGCTCAGCTACGCTCTTTCGAATAGAGGCAAAAAGCATAATAGTTCTAAGCTCTCCGAAGAGTTGTTACCTATATTCGTAATTAGAGCAATTAGTTTTTGGGAACAAGTTATCGGGGGAAATCCACTGGTAATAGAAAAAATTATTCGAAGGCAAGCGAAATTAACTCGAAAAAAATTCATAGTTAAAATGAAAATATAA
- the cofE gene encoding coenzyme F420-0:L-glutamate ligase: MKTIKLMPLVGLPLVERGSKIANLIMGYCERNNVFLQDNDIFVIAQKIISKAEGAVVDLKTITPTVKASRIAKKTGRDPRLVQVYLNEASELLYIKGRMVITRHRLGFIMSSSGVDRSNIAPHSREVVVLLPKNPDLSARRIKNSLKRLSGKNVAVIINDSCGRKDRDGSVGMAIGIAGISALEIRSQSDLYSNLSQSRIALIDEMAAAGSILMGQANEGVPVVLIRGAVYSKSNKSKITNILF, translated from the coding sequence ATGAAAACAATAAAATTAATGCCTTTAGTAGGCTTGCCGTTAGTGGAAAGAGGAAGTAAGATAGCCAATCTTATTATGGGGTACTGTGAGAGAAATAATGTTTTTTTACAGGATAATGACATCTTTGTTATTGCCCAAAAGATTATTTCTAAGGCAGAAGGGGCGGTAGTTGATTTGAAAACAATAACGCCAACAGTAAAAGCTTCTAGAATTGCGAAAAAAACAGGTCGTGATCCACGACTTGTACAAGTATATCTTAATGAAGCGTCGGAATTACTTTATATTAAAGGCAGGATGGTGATTACAAGGCACAGACTCGGATTTATTATGTCCAGCTCAGGTGTTGACCGTTCTAATATAGCGCCACATTCAAGAGAGGTAGTGGTTTTATTGCCTAAAAATCCTGATTTAAGTGCACGAAGAATAAAAAATAGTCTTAAAAGACTTAGTGGTAAAAACGTTGCAGTTATTATCAATGATTCGTGCGGTCGAAAGGATCGCGATGGTTCAGTCGGTATGGCTATTGGTATAGCGGGGATCTCTGCTTTGGAAATAAGAAGTCAGAGTGATCTTTATTCTAATCTTTCACAAAGTAGAATCGCTTTAATTGATGAAATGGCCGCTGCTGGATCTATTCTTATGGGGCAAGCTAATGAGGGGGTTCCGGTGGTTCTAATACGAGGTGCAGTATATTCTAAAAGTAATAAATCAAAAATTACAAATATTTTATTTTAA